The proteins below come from a single Parageobacillus thermoglucosidasius genomic window:
- a CDS encoding GAF domain-containing protein, whose amino-acid sequence MFHTIAYNGTREENYELVIQQLRALIEGESSFIANLANASALLNQFLEQINWVGFYLTENDELVLGPFQGLPACVRIPFGKGVCGTAAENRKTIIVPDVHLFPGHIACDAASQSEIVVPMVKDGNVIGVLDIDSPVKNRFDETDQKYLEKFVDVIVATL is encoded by the coding sequence TTGTTCCATACTATCGCATATAACGGAACGCGTGAAGAAAATTATGAACTTGTCATCCAACAGCTGCGCGCACTAATCGAAGGCGAATCAAGCTTCATCGCTAATTTGGCCAATGCTTCGGCTTTATTGAATCAATTCCTCGAGCAAATCAATTGGGTTGGCTTCTATTTAACGGAAAACGATGAGCTAGTACTGGGACCATTTCAAGGGCTTCCTGCCTGTGTGCGCATCCCGTTTGGCAAAGGCGTTTGTGGCACCGCAGCCGAAAACAGAAAAACTATCATCGTTCCCGACGTCCACCTTTTTCCAGGACATATCGCCTGTGACGCCGCATCCCAGTCAGAAATCGTCGTGCCAATGGTGAAAGACGGCAATGTCATCGGTGTATTAGACATCGATAGTCCTGTCAAAAACCGCTTTGATGAAACAGATCAAAAATATTTAGAGAAATTCGTCGACGTCATCGTAGCGACATTATAA